A single genomic interval of Spinacia oleracea cultivar Varoflay chromosome 6, BTI_SOV_V1, whole genome shotgun sequence harbors:
- the LOC110787579 gene encoding uncharacterized protein — protein MEDEAEIYDGVRAQFPFSFGKKTKPQTPLESFHKATRRSAEQPLQQMPSEKLSADSFPSLSSSSKAWLDSVRPNPNPKPHDSDGADEGMVGPARLPPVQEEDDGDLIGPPPPPVGSIADDDDISMIGPPRPPEGFKARTFDEDTEDEDEEEDEGTRHRIPTSNEIVLKGHTKVVSALAVDPSGSRVLSGSYDYTVRMYDFQGMKRDLGSFRQLEPSEGHQVRALSWSPTAGFFLCVTGSAQAKIYDRDGLTIGEFVKGDMYIRDLKNTKGHISGITGGEWHPDKKETILTSSEDGSLRIWDVNDFKSQKQVIKPKLGRPGRVPVTTCAWKRDGKGIAGGIGDGSIQIWNVKPGWGSRPDILVEKAHSDDITGLRFSSDGRHLLSRSFDGTLKVWDLRQMKQSLKVFEELPNHYAQTNIAFSPDEQLFLTGTSVERDSPTGGLLCFYDREKLELVSKVGISPACSVVQCAWHPRLNQVFATAGNKSQGGTHVLYDPTMSERGALVCVARAPRMKSVDDFEIQPVIHNPHALPMFRDQPSRKRQRQKILKDPVKSHKPELPMTGPGHGGRTGTSSGSLLTQYLLKQGGMLKETWMDEDPREAILKYAEAAEKDPKFIAPAYAETQPTTVFADSDKEDEE, from the exons ATGGAAGATGAAGCAGAGATTTACGATGGAGTTAGGGCACAGTTTCCCTTTTCATTCGGGAAAAAAACTAAACCTCAAACCCCACTTGAATCCTTCCACAAAGCTACCCGTCGATCCGCTGAACAACCACTACAGCAAATGCCGTCGGAAAAACTCTCCGCCGATTCCttcccttctctctcctcttcctcCAAAGCATGGCTTGATTCCGTTCGcccaaaccctaaccctaaaccccATGACTCTGATGGTGCAGATGAGGGGATGGTGGGCCCAGCTCGACTGCCGCCCGTTCAGGAGGAGGATGATGGGGATTTGATAGGGCCGCCTCCCCCTCCGGTGGGCTCGATTGCAGATGATGATGATATATCCATGATTGGGCCCCCGCGGCCGCCGGAGGGTTTCAAGGCAAGAACATTTGATGAGGATACAGAGGATGAGGATGAAGAAGAGGATGAAGGTACTCGACATAGAATTCCGACGAGCAATGAGATTGTTTTGAAGGGACATACTAAG GTTGTTTCTGCTCTAGCAGTTGATCCTTCCGGATCGAGAGTACTCTCTGGTAGTTATGATTATACAGTTCGTATGTATGACTTTCAAGGCATGAAACGAGATTTAGGATCATTCAGACAATTAGAACCATCCGAAGGGCACCAAGTTCGAGCACTCAGTTGGAGTCCTACAGCTGGATTCTTTTTGTGTGTTACCGGCTCTGCTCAAGCTAAG ATTTATGACCGCGATGGGCTTACCATTGGGGAGTTTGTGAAGGGTGATATGTATATCCGCGATCTTAAGAACACTAAGGGTCACATATCTGGTATAACTGGCGGAGAGTGGCACCCAGATAAAAAGGAGACCATCTTAACATCCTCTGAAGATGGTTCACTTCGGATATGGGATGTGAATGACTTCAAATCCCAGAAGCAG GTTATCAAGCCAAAGCTTGGAAGGCCTGGGAGAGTCCCAGTCACAACATGTGCATGGAAACGTGATGGAAAAGGCATTGCTGGTGGAATAGGAGATGGATCTATCCAG ATATGGAACGTCAAACCTGGGTGGGGAAGCAGACCAGACATTCTTGTTGAAAAGGCTCATTCAGATGATATTACTGGATTGAGATTTTCAAGCGATGGTCGTCATCTGTTGTCTAGAAGTTTTGATGGCACACTAAAG GTTTGGGACTTGCGTCAAATGAAGCAGTCTCTTAAGGTGTTTGAGGAATTGCCAAATCACTATGCTCAAACAAATATTGCATTTAGTCCAGATGAGCAGCTCTTTTTGACTGGTACATCTGTAGAAAGAGATAGCCCAACTGGAGGGTTGCTGTGCTTTTATGACCGggaaaaacttgaacttgtatcaAAGGTTGGCATCTCCCCAGCTTGCAGTGTCGTACAGTGTGCTTGGCACCCAAGGCTAAATCAG GTTTTTGCCACAGCTGGAAATAAAAGCCAAGGAGGAACGCACGTACTGTATGATCCAACCATGAGTGAAAGAGGTGCTCTTGTGTGTGTTGCTCGTGCCCCAAGGATGAAGTCAGTGGATGATTTTGAAATTCAGCCAGTTATACACAACCCTCACGCACTTCCCATGTTCAGAGATCAACCAAGTCGCAAACGTCAGAGACAGAAGATACTGAAGGACCCAGTAAAATCCCACAAACCAGAGCTCCCTATGACAGGACCTGGCCATGGAGGGAGAACTGGTACATCTTCGGGTAGTCTATTAACACAATATCTGCTCAAG CAAGGAGGCATGTTGAAAGAAACTTGGATGGATGAAGATCCCAGAGAAGCTATACTCAAGTATGCTGAAGCTGCAGAAAAAGATCCTAAGTTTATTGCTCCAGCTTATGCTGAGACCCAGCCAACGACGGTGTTTGCAGATTCTGACAAGGAAGATGAAGAGTGA